One window of the Micromonas commoda chromosome 9, complete sequence genome contains the following:
- a CDS encoding predicted protein, with translation MDVGSTVASIERAVDARRHFFLSNLATLSMKMARRMIEGDLGLAPKALDAAPFKVRVTELVDAVLAAGDGANKENTHAVKVEKPARPKTEPEAAKRKEAAAAKKPKRKNVIDSSDEDDDDDDEASMGGDASEEEADYDDSDSDGSDDGSDDGSDGSDDDSAVPSDSDDAPKKKGKKTAKKSKPTKAAREPKPKPKPKPAAKPITGIVAKLRDQCKKAGLTYQHVFMKRKDDAGRTELLERILADAGLSLRSDASEVAKVRRRVEREKDLDGIDAGAIIEGGRGRRAARANGWGEKIDYAKLNGKGAREKFGSDDDTTEDESSDDEDDDDDDVTDVEVAVTSDEDDDGDDDGEEEEEEEEEEEEVAPMKKPKHASAEKRKAPDASRDANAKPAPPPVKALKLERRIASPSPSPTPAKRPESAKPRVSEIGVVPGDVFFDSSDDDVDPPPAPRSGDEGKEAPGEKRSPTRPDPAPAKKPARTVRPGGVLWSDSDED, from the coding sequence ATGGACGTCGGGTCCACCGTCGCAtccatcgagcgcgcggtggacgcccgGCGCCACTTCTTCCTATCgaacctcgcgacgctcaGCATGAAGATGGCCAGGCGCATGATCGAGGGCGATCTCGGGTTGGCAcccaaggcgctcgacgcggcgccgttcaaGGTTCGCGTCACGGAGCTGGtggacgccgtcctcgccgccggtgacggcgcgAACAAGGAGAACACGCACGCCGTGAAGGTGGAGAAGCCCGCGAGGCCCAAgaccgagcccgaggcggcgaagcgcaaggaggccgccgcggcgaagaaacCCAAGCGCAAGAACGTCATCGACTCGTCcgatgaagacgacgacgacgacgacgaggcgtcgATGGGTGGCGAtgcgtccgaggaggaggccgactACGACGATTCGGACTCTGATGgatccgacgacggctccgacgacggctccgacggctccgacgacgactccgccgTCCCGTCCGATtcggacgacgccccgaagaagaagggaaAAAAAACCGCCAAGAAATCCAAGCCAACCAAGGCCGCTCGCGAGCCCAAACCCAAGCCCAAACCCAAGCCCGCGGCCAAGCCGATcaccggcatcgtcgccaagCTCCGCGACCAGTGCAAAAAGGCGGGCCTGACCTACCAGCACGTCTTCATGAAGCGaaaggacgacgccggccgaaccgaactcctcgagcgcatcctcgccgacgccggttTATCGCTCCggtccgacgcgtccgaggtGGCGAAGGTTCGCAGACGCGTGGAGCGCGAGAAGGACCtcgacggcatcgacgccggtGCCATCATcgagggcggacgcgggcgacgcgcggcgagggccaacGGCTGGGGCGAGAAGATCGACTACGCCAAACTGAACGGgaagggcgcgcgcgagaagttcggcagcgacgacgacaccacCGAGGACGAAagctcggacgacgaggacgacgacgacgacgacgtcaccgacgtggaggtggcggtgaccagcgacgaggacgacgacggcgacgacgacggagaggaggaggaggaggaggaggaggaggaggaggaggtggcgccgATGAAAAAGCCCAAacacgcgtcggcggagaagaGAAAAGCCCCGGACGCTTCCCgagacgcgaacgcgaaacccgcgccgccgccggtcaaGGCGTTGAAGCTGGAGAGGAgaatcgcgtcgccgtcgccgtcgccgacgcccgcgaagcGCCCGGAGTCCGCGAAGCCCCGCGTCTCGGAGATCGGAGTCGTCCCGGGGGATGTATTTTTTGACTCGtcggatgacgacgtcgatccgccccccgcgccgaggagcggcgacgagggaaaGGAGGCGCCCGGCGAGAAGAggagcccgacgcgcccggatccagcgccggcgaagaagccggcgaggaccgtgcgacccggcggcgtcctttggtccgactcggacgaggactga
- a CDS encoding predicted protein: MHAVASAAARLAPSPRSSRLRSSAAVRFAPRRCRLSPVRAERASNKNAAEEITSAKLSLLVDDLRAASGDANGVDLTDEDRSEVDSILAVIESLCPSDNRAKAHVDGTLAGTSWDLIYTDSAGNSSGKIGPFVGKVRQVFKPSDDPNGGPGTYTNVVELFGGLLAIKLDAVAEAVTGRGTAGVGAPDASSDGANASSDALKVTFVDTSVWVLGAEVFRRPFPEGRSGTWVMKHVSDELRVLRTNQGNVFALGRSSDS, from the coding sequence AtgcacgccgtcgcgtccgccgccgcgcgcctcgcgccgtcgccgcgttcatcgcgcctccgttcatccgccgccgtccgatTCGCGCCCCGTCGATGTCGCCTTAGTCCGgtccgcgcggagcgagCTTCCAACAAGAACGCGGCGGAAGAGATCACCTCCGCTAAGCTCTCCCTCCTGGTCGACGACCTCAGggccgcgtccggcgacgccaacggcgtGGACCTCACAGACGAGGACAGGAGCGAGGTCGACTCCATCCTCGCCGTCATCGAATCGCTGTGCCCCTCCGACAATCGAGCAAAAGCCcacgtcgacggcaccctcgcgggAACCTCCTGGGACCTGATCTACACCGACTCGGCGGGCAACTCCAGCGGGAAGATCGGACCGTTCGTGGGGAAGGTCAGGCAGGTGTTCAAACCCTCGGACGACCCAAACGGAGGCCCCGGGACGTACAccaacgtcgtcgagctcttCGGCGGTCTCCTCGCGATCAagctggacgcggtggcggaggcggtgacgggtcgcggcacagctggcgtcggGGCACCAGATGCATCATCAGACGGGGCGAATGCGTCATCAGACGCGCTCAAGGTGACGTTCGTGGACACTTCCGTGTGGGTGCTGGGCGCTGAGGTGTTCCGCAGGCCGTTCCCGGAGGGACGATCGGGGACGTGGGTGATGAAGCACGTGAGCGACGAGCTGAGGGTGCTGAGAACCAACCAAGGGAACGTCTTCGCGTTGGGTCGGTCGAGTGACTCTTAA
- a CDS encoding predicted protein, with translation MGACCSCFCCPICTACGTACSVPCATCCDYGGLAWLERDSTLALSLASLLLGLCLHLIMTVQCAALHDTSWSPLPTHYENGPCFGSGGDNAYANHGLFGAVFMGVGFPFTACCLYARATKARHREQRRMLGLAEPVTYWWGFTHSFRRVYYTMPMAPVVPGGLAMGGAGSALYPHAPFGGASPPSPRRPDEVPLAAVVVDPTPAVDDGATAPPIESMDASGVPRTPRTHAVSDA, from the coding sequence ATGGGCGCGTGCTGCAGCTGCTTTTGCTGCCCGATCTGCACCGCGTGCGGCACCGCGTGCTCGGTTCCGTGCGCGACGTGCTGCGACTACGGCGGCCTCGCCTGGCTGGAGCGCGActccaccctcgcgctcagcctcgcatcgctcctcctcggcctgTGTCTGCACCTCATCATGACGGTGCAGTGCGCCGCCCTGCACGACACGTCGTGGTCGCCGCTTCCGACGCACTACGAGAACGGCCCGTGCTTCGGCTCCGGGGGCGACAACGCCTACGCCAACCACGGACTCTTCGGGGCGGTGTTCATGGGGGTCGGGTTCCCGTTCACCGCGTGCTGCCtgtacgcgcgcgcgacgaaggcgagGCACCGGGAGCAGCGACGGATGCTGGGATTGGCGGAACCGGTGACGTACTGGTGGGGGTTCACGCACAGCTTCAGGAGGGTGTACTATACCATGCCGATGGCGCCGGTGGTTCCCGGGGGGCTGGCCATGGGCGGGGCCGGGAGCGCGCTCTACCCGCACGCCCCATTCgggggggcgtcgccgccgagtccaCGACGACCCGACGAGGTTCCGTTGGCGGCGGTTGTGGTCGATCCaacgcccgcggtggacgacggggCGACCGCACCGCCGATCGagtcgatggacgcgagcggcgtgcCCCGGACGCCTCGCACCCACGCGGTTTCCGACGCGTAG
- a CDS encoding predicted protein, with amino-acid sequence MVIGAYGDDDKGSDSGLAYVFTRNTAGDLASGWTQVAKLTASDGAAGDQFGQSVSIDGDTVVIGAWRDDDKGSESGSAYVFTRVTAGDLASDWTQVAKLTASDGAGYNYFGISVSIDGDTMVIGANYDDDNGIESGSAYVFTRNTAGDLASGWTQVAKLTASDGAHYDNFGYSVSIDGDTVVIGARYDDDKGSNSGSAYVFTRNTAGDLASGWTQVAKLTSSDGAANDRFGRSVSIDGDTVVIGAYADDDDGTDSGSAYVFTRDTAGDLASGWTQVAKLTADDGAAGDNFGWSVSIDGDTVVIGSQRDADNGIESGSAYVFTRDTAGDLASSWTQFAKLTAYDGAGYDYFGWSVSIDGDTMVIGAYRDSHIANDVGSAYVFEFALTPGSCSVSAPPRNGNGNDCVFPLAHGEACTPVCDHGFTAVTASAGCVNGNLFPGECRCSRGYPRSYHGNWPCSIEKRMEL; translated from the coding sequence atggtgatcggggcgtatggggacgacgacaagggatCCGACAGCGGGTTggcgtacgtgttcacgcgcaacaccgccggcgacctcgcctcgggctggacgcaggttgccaagctgaccgcgagcgacggcgctgcgggTGACCAGTTCGGCCAAAGcgtgtcgatcgacggcgacacggtggtgatcggggcgtggagggacgacgacaaaGGATCCGAGAGCGGgtcggcgtacgtgttcacgcgcgtcaccgccggcgacctcgcctccgactggacgcaggttgccaagctgaccgcgagcgacggcgctggGTATAACTACTTCGGCATCAGcgtgtcgatcgacggcgacacgatggTCATCGGGGCGAATTATGACGACGACAATGGCATCGAAAGTGGgtcggcgtacgtgttcacgcgcaacaccgccggcgacctcgcctcgggctggacgcaggttgccaagctgaccgcgagcgacggcgctcaTTATGACAACTTCGGCTACAGCGTGTCGATCGACGGAGACACGGTGGTGATCGGAGCGCGTTAtgacgacgacaagggatCCAACAGCGGgtcggcgtacgtgttcacgcGCAACACCGCCGGAGACCTCGCCTCCGGCTGGACGCAGGTTGCCAAGCTGAcctcgagcgacggcgctgcaAATGACAGGTTCGGCAGGAGcgtgtcgatcgacggcgacacggtggtgatcggggcgtatgcggacgatgacgatggaACCGACAGCGGGTCGGCGTATGTGTTCACGCGTGacaccgccggcgacctcgcctccggctggacgcaggttgccaagctgactgcggacgacggcgcagCGGGTGACAACTTCGGCTGGAGcgtgtcgatcgacggcgacacggtgGTGATCGGGTCCCAAAGAGACGCCGACAATGGCATCGAAAGTGGgtcggcgtacgtgttcacgcgcgacaccgccggcgacctcgcctccAGCTGGACGCAGTTtgccaagctgaccgcgTACGACGGCGCTGGGTATGACTACTTCGGCTGGAGCGTatcgatcgacggcgacacgatggTCATCGGGGCGTATAGGGACTCCCATATCGCGAATGACGTGGGGTCGGCGTATGTGTTCGAATTCGCACTGACGCCTGGCTCGTGCTCGGTGTCTGCGCCGCCCCGAAACGGCAACGGCAACGACTGCGTCTTTCCCCTCGCGCACGGAGAGGCGTGCACGCCCGTGTGCGACCACGGTTTCACCGCCGTTACTGCGTCGGCGGGGTGCGTCAACGGGAACTTATTCCCCGGGGAATGTCGGTGCTCCCGAGGGTATCCCAGGTCCTATCACGGCAACTGGCCGTGCAGCATCGAGAAGAGGATGGAGCTCTGA
- a CDS encoding predicted protein, producing the protein MLTYDQFTARIAVRGGSVASTSGASTSGKTFEQPAELDPWLVKAPDLADWDPDQPLLLANLWETYDVYVNLARTGLWFDINPFWHPKLACYYLRCEPEKKPSPRRRGATMEPREPKRRTVAVPVAAGPATVTAGRLRELCALGEEWRLDLAGGGGVGGGGDSEAGLAGTRTLSTPRDVAAERGREKHRRRAPAGRWRAADALDTVAVSLAMIDYDGTTVVVQTQRGLVEPEVDEEAEAAAAAAAARADGGGDAAGDGGEGRDPFGASLDDAAPLYRGGDGGDAIETDDEGDDQPPLDYDTDDFERDGFNLVDDDDDSEPEPAKKQKN; encoded by the coding sequence ATGCTCACGTACGACCAGTTCACCGCTCGcatcgccgtccgcggcggctccgtcgcgtcaACCTCCGGCGCGTCAACCTCCGGCAAGACCTTCGAGCagcccgcggagctcgacccGTGGCTCGTCAAGGCGCCCGATCTCGCCGACTGGGACCCCGACCAGCCCCTGCTGCTCGCCAACCTGTGGGAGACGTACGACGTGTACGTCAACCTCGCTCGCACCGGCCTCTGGTTCGACATCAACCCCTTCTGGCACCCCAAGCTGGCGTGCTACTACCTGCGATGCGAGCCGGAGAAGAaaccgtcgccgaggcggcgcggcgcgacgatggaaCCTCGCGAGCCCAAGCGACGCACCGTCGCGGttccggtcgcggcggggccggCGACCGTCACCGCGGGGCGCCTGCGGGAGCTGtgcgccctcggcgaggagtgGCGCCTGGatctcgcgggcggcggcggcgtcggcggcggcggcgactccgaAGCGGGGCTGGCCGGGACGCGAACGCTTTCGAcacctcgcgacgtcgccgcggagaggggGCGGGAGAagcaccgacgacgcgcgcccgccggaaggtggcgcgccgcggacgcgctcgacacCGTCGCGGTGTCGCTCGCGATGATCGACTACGACGGGACCACGGTCGTCGTCCAGACGCAGCGCGGGCTGGTGGAGccggaggtggacgaggaggcggaggcggcggcggcggctgcggcggcgagggcggatgGCGGGGGAgacgcagccggcgacggaggggaAGGACGAGACCCGTTCGGGGcttcgctcgacgacgcggcgccgctgtaccgcggcggggacggaggggacgcgatcgagacggacgacgagggcgacgatcAGCCGCCGCTCGATTACGACACGGACGATTTCGAGCGGGACGGTTTCAACctggtcgacgacgacgacgactccgagcccgagcccgccaaGAAGCAAAAAAACTAA
- a CDS encoding predicted protein, translating to MGGEIWPPPPRPERDWDREGPRGRSRSRSGSPARSRRGGYSSRSRSRSLDRRHAARSSWSRSRSRSRSRSGSRGRRRRPFDPRDVDVDDAGRPHAAAGLGFDEEINPKADALLDAASGGDGRIWEHDDRDRKRKRGRGRGGSPSASRRSRSRRHSRGNSDDDDDEPEKPSAAKTVDQETMLRMEIEASAAEKRNPEQKLDQLNLGWNSETAAVFKRAREKIAGVSGNSFDPLQLALERARERRRTNAADAMEKLEERKNARGKLRRGRKDGDHRDDDGRRTYGKLGGLGNIDAYGKNKGVDARTERDARARHDTSAEGIANALERKAATYAKLAAGEYDEKDADKYDVDFHAKGAVGRAGCAMAELEEEARKRDLGASIAFDYGRGGMPEWRGGAPPPPPPDLVRVREVPPPPPMAMMPPPVMTVPPPPMMPPPLVPPPPPPFG from the coding sequence ATGGGGGGCGAGATctggccgccgcccccgcgccccgagcgcgactgggaccgcgagggaccccgcggccgcagccgcagccgcagcggaagccccgcgcgctcgcgtcgcggcggctacTCGTCCCGCTCCCGGTCGCGAAGCCTCGATCGAcggcacgccgcgcgctcgtcgtggtcgcgttcgcgttcgagaagccgcagccgcagcgggagccgcgggcggcgccggcgcccgttcgacccgcgcgacgtcgacgtcgacgatgccggcagaccgcacgccgccgccggcctcggtttcgacgaggagatcaaccccaaggctgacgccctcctcgacgcggcgtcgggtggaGACGGGCGGATCTGGGAgcacgacgaccgcgaccgaAAGCGcaagcgcgggcgcgggcgcggcgggtcgccgtccgcgtcgcgccgaagccgaagCCGACGGCACTCCCGCGGGaactccgacgacgacgacgacgagccggaGAAACCGTCCGCGGCCAAGACGGTGGACCAGGAGACGATGCTACGCATGGAGATCgaggcatccgcggcggagaagcgcAACCCCGAGCAGAAACTCGACCAGCTCAACCTCGGGTGGAACTCCGAGACGGCCGCGGTGTTcaagcgcgcgcgagagaaGATCGCGGGCGTGTCCGGGAACTCGTTCGACCCGctgcagctcgcgctcgaacgAGCACGGGAGAGGAGAAGGaccaacgcggcggacgccatggAGAAGCTCGAGGAACGAAAAAACGCGCGGGGTAAGCTTCGGCGCGGCCGCAAGGACGGGgaccaccgcgacgacgacgggcgacgaACGTACGGAAAACTCGGAGGCTTGGGTAACATAGACGCGTACGGTAAGAAcaagggcgtggacgcgcggacggagcgtgacgcgagggcgcggcacGATACGTCGGCTGAGGGAATCGCGAATGCGTTGGAGCGaaaggcggcgacgtacgccaagctcgcggcgggcgaatACGACGAAAAGGACGCGGACAAGTACGACGTGGACTTTCACGCGAAGGGGGCGGTGGGCCGGGCTGGgtgcgcgatggcggagctggaggaggaggcgaggaagaGGGACCTCGGGGCGAGCATCGCGTTTGATTACGGCCGCGGGGGGATGCCGGAgtggcggggcggggcgccgccgccgccgccgccggatctGGTTCGCGTGAGGgaggtgccgccgccgccgccgatggcgatgatgccgccgccggtgatgacggtgccgccgccgccgatgatgcccccgccgctcgtgccgccgccgccgcctccctttGGTTAA
- a CDS encoding predicted protein — MPKQKFNSHDIAASCATLRAKVLGAWLANIFDLDDKRTLLLKFTRSGGATESGEGEKTTVLLESGARFHTTSYARERKADQPSKFNAKLRMHLRGKRLNGVNQMGADRAVAFTFGAGDTEHHLVLELYAQGNIVLCDREWRILTLLRPHRDDARSLVLLGNHPYPRERFRSHVRVDAAALVAALEGRHDDDPLGPKPIEGEGVEGEGIEGAREKRRAPGTVREALCKAFGFGPPVVDRAARMAGIVDGSAAKTPLDDAQVTALGASLGAIDDWFEGVTDGRVEPRGVVTWRIKEGESGEDGATASSPSLDADFEDFSPFPADDVPPPAQFDPKVFRTTEISGGFDAALDLFFASFEARRDRSRREKSANAAAKKLEKVRRDQEARVRALEKERESQELAATLIEYNLTQVDAVLAAVNGALAGGMAWDDLTLMIKEEARAGNPVARLVKTLDLPKNKVTVTLKNHLDVDDDEGDDDGDDGDGGDADDVGEGDAKPRSRRLKRDGGVSVELDLALGAHANAREHFDRKKKHDAKHGKTLAQNKRAVAAAEKKAKEAGARMASKGTGMGIARARVPEWFEKFHWFITTENCLVLSARDAAQADALVVKYLGPDDAFVHADSPGAPVTIVKAPPVRSPALPEAEASMSRLSLSATRVVGSSADGWCGGVPPVSLIQAGAACLCRSAAWDSRHVVSAFWIPPENVRKVTPDGDPLAPGVVWHVGAKTYLPPAPLVMGFGCVFLLRDEDGVRAHVGDRTVKTLKTSPADGVKIDVVADDDDEGDEEMPEDDDEEMSEEPDENGEEEEKEDGDEDDDEEKEKEEHEQQEEEVEERDKEEEEEEEEKEEEEEEEEEGEGNDDGDRKPDGKVRISAKERRMMKKQRKRGGENGMGSDDDDDADPIKPADGSEPQQQPQRDQQRQRQQHQGQQQPGNKPLPRGKSSKAKKAAKKYADQDDEDRELAIALARASGRKGKKGGSKKGAGKRGGGGGSSSDDDIVEPIAANRRQGDRRDRNDSNRDKASRRHGGNLDKKSSFGGGGGGGGGGARRGRPGGDGGEDDDAGVAEEGVAEEDPAAFARRDAERVARVDWFTGCPTFPDAIDFAVCVVAPYAALQSFRYKVKLTPGTQKKGKAGKQALDILCRAPMSSANGGGGGGGGGRDGGGALSSREEKERESSLDSRCKEMMRAAEGAAGDLARLMCGGGVKVSMPAGAAKAMNAGRKGKR; from the coding sequence AAATTCAACGCCAAACTGCGGATGCACCTCAGGGGCAAGCGACTCAACGGCGTCAACCAGATGGGCGCCGATCGAGCCGTCGCGTTCAccttcggcgcgggcgacacCGAGCACCACCTCGTGCTGGAGCTGTACGCGCAGGGTAACATCGTGCTCTGCGACAGGGAGTGGCGCATCCTCACGCTCCTGCGGCCGCacagggacgacgcgcgaagcCTGGTGCTCCTGGGTAACCACCCGTACCCGAGGGAACGATTCCGATcgcacgttcgcgtcgacgccgccgccctcgtcgccgcgctcgaaggcagacacgacgacgacccgctcgGACCCAAACCTATTGAAGGCGAAGGTGTTGAAGGCGAAGGTATtgaaggcgctcgcgagaaacgaagggcgccggggacggttCGCGAGGCGCTGTGCAAAGCATTCGGCTTTGGCCCTCCGGTTGTCGAtcgagcggcgaggatggcgggcatcgtcgacggcagcgccgcgaagacCCCGTTGGACGACGCGCAGGTCACCGCGCTGGGCGCTTCGCTCGGTGCGATCGATGATTGGTTCGAGGGCGTGACGGACGGACGCGTggagccgcgcggcgtggtGACGTGGCGGATTAAGGAAGGGGAgtccggcgaggacggcgcgacggcttcgtcgcccagcctcgacgcggatTTCGAGGACTTCTCCCCGttccccgcggacgacgtgccgccgccggcccaATTCGACCCGAAAGTCTTTCGCACGACGGAGATCAGCGGCGgtttcgacgcggcgctggacctgttcttcgcgtcgttcgaggcgcgacgcgacagGTCCCGGCGCGAGAAGAgtgccaacgccgcggcgaaaaaACTCGAAAAGGTGCGACGCGACCaggaggcgcgggtgagggcgctggagaaggagcgcgagtcccaggagctcgccgccaccctGATCGAGTACAACCTGACGcaggtggacgcggtgctggcggcggtgaacggcGCGTTGGCGGGAGGTATGGCGTGGGATGACCTGACGCTGATGAtcaaggaggaggctcgGGCGGGTAACCCCGTGGCGCGTCTCGTCAAAACCCTCGACCTCCCTAAGAACAAGGTCACCGTGACGCTGAAGAACCacctcgacgtggacgacgacgagggcgacgacgacggcgacgatggcgacggcggcgacgcggacgacgtgggcgagggcgacgccaagCCCAGGTCGAGGCGATTgaagcgcgacgggggcgtgTCGGTTGAGCTCGACttggcgctcggcgctcaCGCCAACGCGAGGGAACACTTCGATCGAAAGAAGAAGCACGACGCGAAGCACGGCAAGACGCTGGCGCAGAACAAacgcgcggtggccgccgcggagaagaaggccaaggaggctggcgcgaggatggcgagcaAGGGCACCGGGATGGGCATCGCCAGGGCTCGCGTCCCCGAGTGGTTCGAAAAGTTCCACTGGTTCATCACCACCGAGAACTGCTTGGTGCTCAGCGCccgggacgccgcgcaggcggacgcgctcgtcgtcaaGTACCtcggccccgacgacgcgttcgtgcACGCGGATTCacccggcgcgccggtgacAATCGTCAAGGCTCCGCCGGTGAGGTCCCCCGCGCTtccggaggcggaggcgtccaTGTCGCGCCTGTCGCTGAGTGCCACTCGGGTcgtcgggtcgtcggcggacgGGTGGTGCGGCGGGGTTCCGCCGGTGAGCCTGATCCAGGCTGGCGCCGCGTGTCTCTGCAGGTCGGCGGCTTGGGATTCCCGCCACGTCGTGTCCGCGTTTTGGATCCCTCCGGAGAATGTCCGGAAGGTTACCCCGGACggcgacccgctcgcgcccggggtggTGTGGCACGTCGGCGCGAAGACGTActtaccccccgcgccgctggTCATGGGATTCGGGTGCGTGTTTTTGCtgagggacgaggacggggttCGGGCGCACGTTGGGGACAGGACGGTTAAGACTTTGAAAACCTCGCCGGCGGATGGCGTGAagatcgacgtcgtcgccgacgatgacgacgaaggAGACGAGGAGATgccggaggatgacgacgaggagatgtCGGAGGAGCCGGACGAaaacggcgaggaggaggagaaggaggacggcgacgaggacgatgacgaggagaaggagaaagAGGAGCACGAGcagcaggaggaggaagtCGAGGAGCGGGACAaggaagaagaggaggaggaggaagagaaggaggaggaggaggaggaggaggaggagggggaaggaaacgacgacggggatcgAAAACCCGACGGCAAGGTCCGCATCTCCGCCAAGGAGCGACGGATGATGAAGAAGCAGCGCAAGAGGGGCGGCGAAAACGGGATgggctccgacgacgacgacgacgccgacccgaTCAAACCGGCCGACGGGTCCGAGCCCCAACAACAGCCTCAACGAGACCAGCAACGTCAACGGCAACAGCACCAGGGACAACAACAGCCCGGCAATAAACCGCTGCCCCGGGGCAAATCGTCCAAGGCTAAGAAGGCTGCCAAGAAGTACGCGGaccaggacgacgaggaccgcgaACTGGCAATCGCGTTGGCTCGAGCCTCGGGGAGGAAAGGGAAGAAGGGCGGCTCGAAGAAAGGCGCCGgaaagcgcggcggcggcggtggctccagttcggacgacgacatcgtcgaaccgatcgcggcgaaccGCCGGCaaggcgaccgccgcgaccggaaCGATTCCAACCGCGACAAGGCATCGCGTCGGCACGGCGGGAACCTCGACAAAAAGTCGTctttcggcggcggcggcggcggcggcggcggcggggcgcggcgcggccgacccgggggcgacggcggcgaggacgacgacgccggggtcgccgaggaaggggtcgccgaggaggatcccgcggcgttcgcgcggagAGACGCGgaacgcgtggcgcgcgtcgattGGTTCACCGGTTGTCCGACTTTTCCCGACGCGATTGATTTCGCGGTTTGCGTCGTGgcgccgtacgcggcgcTGCAGTCGTTCCGGTACAAGGTCAAGCTCACCCCGGGGACGCAGAAGAAGGGTAAGGCTGGGAAGCAGGCGCTCGACATCCTGTGCAGGGCGCCGAtgtcgtccgcgaacggcggcggcggcggcggcggcggcgggagggacggcggcggggcttTGTCGAGCagggaggagaaggagcgcgagtcGTCGCTCGACTCGAGGTGCAAGGAGATGATGCGCGCGGCAGAGGGCGCGGCTGGGGACCTGGCGCGTTTGATGTGCGGCGGAGGGGTGAAGGTGTCGAtgccggcgggcgcggcgaaggcgatgAACGCGGGTCGCAAGGGGAAGAGGTGA